The proteins below are encoded in one region of Saccharomyces kudriavzevii IFO 1802 strain IFO1802 genome assembly, chromosome: 5:
- the RAD51 gene encoding recombinase RAD51 (similar to Saccharomyces cerevisiae RAD51 (YER095W); ancestral locus Anc_7.385) produces the protein MSQVQEQHVSESQLQYGNGSLMSTVPADPSQSIVDGSGNSGGGEIAETNGSAVGAGLPKHDQMQGEVEDEEFDEAALGSFVPIEKLQVNGITAADVKKLRESGLHTAEAVAYAPKKALMEIKGISEAKAEKLLNEAARLVPMGFVTAADFHLRRSELICLTSGSKNLDTLLGGGVETGSITELFGEFRTGKSQLCHTLAVTCQIPLDIGGGEGKCLYIDTEGTFRPVRLVSIAQRFGLDPDDALNNVAYARAYNADHQLRLLDAAAQMMSESRFSLIVVDSVMALYRTDFSGRGELSARQMHLAKFMRALQRLADQFGVAVVVTNQVVAQVDGGMSFNSDPKKPIGGNIMAHSSTTRLGFKKGKGCQRICKVVDSPCLPEAECVFAIYEDGVGDPREEDE, from the coding sequence ATGTCACAAGTTCAAGAACAGCATGTATCAGAGTCGCAGCTTCAGTACGGAAACGGTTCATTGATGTCTACTGTACCAGCAGACCCTTCACAGTCCATCGTTGATGGAAGCGGCAATAGTGGCGGTGGTGAAATTGCGGAAACCAACGGCTCCGCCGTTGGTGCCGGGTTGCCGAAGCACGATCAAATGCAGGGCGAGGTGGAGGACGAAGAGTTCGATGAAGCTGCGTTGGGTTCGTTCGTGCCTATCGAAAAGTTGCAAGTGAACGGAATCACTGCGGCAGACGTGAAAAAGCTAAGAGAGAGTGGGTTGCATACGGCTGAAGCGGTAGCGTATGCTCCCAAAAAGGCTTTAATGGAAATTAAAGGTATATCTGAGGCGAAAGCAGAGAAGTTGCTGAACGAGGCCGCACGGCTAGTGCCCATGGGGTTTGTCACCGCGGCAGATTTCCACCTGAGAAGATCGGAACTGATTTGTTTGACTAGCGGGTCCAAGAATCTAGACACTCTCTTGGGTGGTGGAGTAGAAACAGGTTCCATTACCGAGCTGTTTGGTGAATTCAGAACAGGTAAGTCTCAACTGTGTCACACTTTGGCAGTAACTTGTCAAATCCCACTAGATATTGGTGGCGGTGAAGGTAAATGTTTGTATATCGACACCGAAGGTACTTTTAGACCCGTGAGATTGGTGTCCATTGCTCAGCGGTTCGGATTGGACCCGGATGATGCCTTGAACAATGTTGCTTATGCAAGAGCCTACAATGCAGACCATCAGCTGAGACTGCTGGACGCGGCTGCTCAAATGATGAGTGAGTCCAGGTTCTCTTTGATCGTGGTGGATTCTGTCATGGCTCTTTACAGAACGGATTTTTCCGGTAGAGGTGAGCTAAGCGCCAGACAAATGCATTTGGCCAAATTCATGCGTGCCCTACAAAGACTGGCCGACCAATTTGGTGTCGCCGTCGTCGTTACTAACCAAGTCGTCGCCCAAGTCGATGGTGGCATGTCTTTCAACTCAGACCCGAAGAAGCCAATTGGTGGTAACATTATGGCCCATTCTTCCACCACACGACTTGGTTTCAAGAAAGGTAAAGGATGTCAAAGAATATGTAAAGTCGTGGACTCGCCTTGCCTGCCCGAGGCCGAGTGTGTATTTGCAATCTACGAAGACGGTGTCGGTGACCCCAGAGAGGAAGACGAATAA
- the SHC1 gene encoding Shc1p (similar to Saccharomyces cerevisiae SKT5 (YBL061C) and SHC1 (YER096W); ancestral locus Anc_7.386) yields the protein MSIAICSNTPGAYPEIGACSGMDDHLESSQFSTGSSLALNEPDADQYWSSASSNMTHQSNIYTNSRKEDLPNSNNSLSESPMDDEGGEQIAPAVGGDTMASDPSPSLVEKYNTFPTKSILSEGREFADDIPSSPEGKSRVSFETDISSEISDSTAPQRNSVFDDFVEPPPSHNQSVALSFGQSNDLDFLNNPSGSGSSNDVNRSSSSLSLPKNASLDFDVGNSSCFTNEVVASESHKVAKFHLGERNKKSLLTRWKTIEMYGEAVKKTHDIYSNFQYAQYILKIGLDMEKLQELVKEQDGESDSSIVDSLKESLLNDAKIILKKLSAVGYPDAQYLLGDAYSSGIFGKIKNRRAFLLFSAAAKRLHIESIYRTAICYECGLGVTRNASKAVNFLTFAAIKNHPAAMYKLGVYSYHGLMGLPEDILTKLDGYRWLRRATSMANSLICGAPYELANIYMTGFKDLIISDPDYAMVLYKKAAVLGHAESARLLAEARRNVGIVPFRHPGPVQKYCKTSDEVVAFRKLI from the coding sequence ATGTCCATAGCCATTTGCTCAAATACCCCTGGAGCATATCCTGAAATCGGAGCTTGTAGTGGAATGGATGATCATCTCGAATCAAGTCAGTTCTCCACCGGCTCCTCTTTGGCGTTGAATGAACCAGATGCCGATCAATATTGGTCGTCTGCTTCCTCCAATATGACACACCAAAGTAACATATACACGAATAGCAGAAAGGAAGATTTGCCTAATTCGAACAATTCTCTGTCAGAGTCTCCAATGGATGACGAAGGTGGCGAACAAATTGCTCCTGCTGTTGGTGGGGACACGATGGCTAGCGATCCTTCGCCTTCCTTAGTCGAAAAATACAATACATTCCCCACAAAAAGTATTCTCTCTGAAGGAAGAGAGTTTGCTGATGATATTCCTTCGTCCCCAGAGGGGAAATCACGAGtatcttttgaaactgATATTTCCTCTGAAATTTCAGATAGCACGGCGCCACAGAGAAACTCAGTGTTTGACGACTTCGTCGAGCCACCTCCCTCTCATAATCAATCCGTCGCTCTCTCTTTTGGTCAGTCAAACGacttggattttttgaacaacCCAAGCGGATCgggttcttcaaatgacGTCAACAGAAGTTCAAGTTCGCTATCCCTTCCTAAAAATGCGTCGTTGGATTTTGATGTTGGCAATAGTTCATGTTTCACAAACGAGGTGGTTGCATCGGAATCACACAAGGTGGCTAAATTTCATCTTGGCgagagaaataaaaaaagctTACTAACAAGATGGAAAACCATTGAAATGTATGGTGAGGCTGTTAAGAAAACCCATGATATATATTCCAACTTTCAATATGCGCAGTACATCTTAAAGATAGGTTTGGATATGGAAAAACTACAAGAATTGGTCAAGGAACAAGATGGTGAGAGTGATTCCTCCATAGTTGATTCTTTAAAAGAATCATTACTGAACGACGcgaaaataatattaaagaaattgagtGCCGTTGGATATCCAGATGCTCAGTACCTTTTAGGTGATGCTTACTCCTCTGGTATCTTTGGTAAAATAAAGAACAGAAGggctttccttttgttctCAGCTGCAGCCAAGAGACTACACATTGAAAGTATTTACAGAACGGCTATCTGTTATGAGTGCGGGTTGGGCGTAACAAGAAATGCGTCCAAGGCAGTTAACTTCTTGACCTTTGCGGCAATTAAAAATCACCCTGCCGCAATGTACAAATTAGGCGTATATTCATATCATGGTTTGATGGGTCTTCCCGAGGATATTCTAACAAAATTGGATGGTTATAGATGGTTGCGAAGGGCTACATCTATGGCAAACAGCCTGATCTGTGGTGCCCCTTACGAGTTAGCCAATATCTATATGACAGGATTCAAAGATCTTATTATTTCTGATCCAGATTATGCAATGGTGCTATATAAGAAGGCAGCTGTTTTAGGGCATGCGGAATCAGCAAGATTATTGGCAGAAGCCCGCAGAAATGTTGGAATTGTTCCATTTAGACATCCTGGACCAGTACAGAAGTATTGTAAGACCTCCGATGAGGTTGTGGCGTTTAGAAAATTGATCTAA
- the UBP9 gene encoding putative ubiquitin-specific protease UBP9 (similar to Saccharomyces cerevisiae UBP13 (YBL067C) and UBP9 (YER098W); ancestral locus Anc_7.390) encodes MIKRWLSVNKKKSESEKGTHCNGEVSRKTTNVKRNKGFGGPTLGKPSSTKSSISSLPSNPTSNERKSKSNVHADNAADHKHHHNANEIGCDSPITYEDRALGTESSILFTAMTDLMPYGDGSNKVFGYENFGNTCYCNSVLQCLYNISEFRCNVLRYPERVPVVSRIRKSDLNGSKARIFTNESFEASTNGGNSNSGSQNNVNEDVYNHHHIQHSDQDNSSSSTQEKQNSNEKKRNSFMNFGKNKSNAKDSTKKDDNNEMEPQPVHTVVMASDALTEKLHEGCKKILVGRSLPKQGDVPSKTTNADYQANSHHQLNMQNTKTESTGDDGFVNCEDLDQTVNKSTRDKESTFPTSEQRKKAALIRGPVLNIDHLFYPNEEATLYNGLKDIFESITENLSLTGIVSPTEFVKILKKENVLFNTMMQQDAHEFLNFLLNDFSEYIERRNSGMQFGPKKDIVNANDNFIADLFKGTLTNRIKCLTCDNITSRDEPFLDFPIEVQGDDETDIQKILRSYHQREMLNGVNKFYCNKCYGLQEAERIVGLKQLPYILSLHLKRFEYSEGQQSNIKLFNKILYPLSLDVSSTFDSSISKKYELSGVVIHMGSGPQHGHYVCICKNEKFGWLLYDDETVESIREETVLKFTGHPGDQTTAYVLFYKETHVNEADNQTEVTDHLDKTKRQTENNIEQLIKCDDWLRSRALKATANIERKKTLKDIPEIKAAEAKASVNAAVKKRMKQKRKSRILSFIK; translated from the coding sequence atgataaaaagaTGGCTATCTGTGAATAAGAAAAAGTCAGAATCAGAAAAGGGTACACATTGCAATGGTGAAGTCAGTCGAAAAACAACTAACGTGAAAAGGAACAAAGGCTTTGGAGGTCCAACCTTAGGAAAACCATCAAGTACTAAGAGTAGTATATCAAGCCTACCTTCCAATCCTACAAgcaatgaaagaaaaagtaagTCCAATGTCCATGCGGATAACGCGGCGGACCATAAACACCATCACAATGCGAATGAAATAGGATGTGATTCTCCTATCACATATGAAGATCGAGCGTTAGGTACAGAGTCCTCCATTCTTTTCACTGCTATGACAGATCTAATGCCGTATGGAGACGGGTCCAACAAGGTGTTTGGTtatgaaaattttgggaATACATGCTACTGTAACTCTGTTTTACAATGTCTTTATAATATCTCCGAATTCAGGTGTAATGTGCTACGATATCCTGAAAGAGTACCTGTAGTAAGTAGAATACGCAAAAGCGATTTAAATGGCTCAAAAGCAAGGATATTTACCAATGAAAGTTTCGAAGCGTCCACCAACGGAGGAAATTCGAATTCAGGGAGCCAAAACAATGTTAATGAAGATGTGTATAACCATCACCATATCCAGCATAGTGATCAGgataattcttcatcttctacTCAGGAAAAACAGAATagcaatgaaaagaaaaggaactCATTTATGAATTTTGGGAAGAATAAGTCAAATGCTAAAGATTCCACGAAgaaagatgataataacGAGATGGAACCTCAGCCTGTACATACAGTGGTCATGGCTTCAGACGCATTAACAGAAAAGCTTCACGAAGGCTGCAAAAAGATTCTTGTTGGAAGATCTCTCCCAAAGCAGGGCGATGTCCCCTCAAAAACTACAAATGCAGATTACCAAGCTAATTCTCACCATCAATTAAACATGCAAAACACTAAAACTGAATCAACAGGCGATGATGGTTTTGTTAACTGTGAAGATCTTGACCAGACTGTCAACAAATCCACCCGGGATAAAGAGAGCACATTTCCGACAAGTgaacaaaggaaaaaggcTGCTTTAATTAGAGGACCTGTTCTTAACATAGATCATTTGTTTTATCCGAACGAGGAAGCTACGCTCTATAATGGTCTAAAAGATATATTTGAGTCTATAACTGAGAACTTGTCACTGACAGGGATAGTCTCACCTACTGAATTTGtcaagattttgaaaaaagaaaacgttTTGTTCAATACCATGATGCAACAAGATGCCCATGAATTCTTAAACTTTTTATTAAACGATTTCAGTGAATACATTGAACGCCGCAATTCTGGTATGCAATTCGGGCCTAAAAAAGATATCGTTAACGCCAACGATAACTTCATAGCCGATTTATTCAAAGGAACACTGACGAATCGAATCAAGTGCTTAACCTGCGACAACATCACTTCAAGAGACGAGCCATTCTTGGATTTTCCTATAGAGGTACAGGGTGATGATGAGACtgatattcaaaagattttgagAAGCTACCATCAACGGGAGATGTTGAATGGGGTCAACAAGTTTTATTGTAACAAATGCTATGGTTTACAAGAGGCGGAACGCATAGTTGGTTTGAAGCAATTGCCTTACATTCTGTCGCtacatttgaaaagatttgaGTATTCAGAAGGGCAGCAGTCAAACATCAAACTGTTTAACAAAATACTTTATCCATTAAGCTTAGATGTCTCTTCCACTTTTGATTCATCGATatccaaaaaatatgaattGAGCGGCGTCGTTATTCATATGGGGAGTGGCCCACAGCATGGTCATTACGTTTGCATTTGCAAGAATGAGAAGTTTGGGTGGCTTTTATATGACGACGAAACGGTAGAATCCATAAGAGAAGAGACTGTACTAAAATTTACTGGTCATCCTGGTGACCAAACAACAGCATATGTCCTATTCTATAAAGAAACCCACGTGAATGAGGCTGATAACCAAACTGAGGTTACAGACCATCTAGATAAAACTAAAAGGCAGACTGAGAACAATATAGAGCAATTAATAAAATGCGACGACTGGTTGAGGAGTCGTGCATTGAAGGCAACAGCCAATATCGAACGTAAAAAAACCTTAAAAGATATACCTGAAATTAAAGCAGCTGAAGCCAAGGCGTCTGTTAATGCCGCTGTCAAAAAACGtatgaaacaaaaaagaaaatcaagaatattaaGTTTCATTAAATAA
- the PRS2 gene encoding ribose phosphate diphosphokinase subunit PRS2 (similar to Saccharomyces cerevisiae PRS4 (YBL068W) and PRS2 (YER099C); ancestral locus Anc_7.391), giving the protein MSTNTIKLLAGNSHPGLAELISQRLGVPLSKVGVYQYSNKETSVTIGESIRDEDIYIIQTGYGEHEINDFLMELLILVHACKTASVRRITAVIPNFPYARQDKKDKSRAPITAKLIANLLETAGCDHVITMDLHASQIQGFFHIPVDNLYGEPSVLNYIRTKTDFNNAILVSPDAGGAKRVASLADKLDMNFALIHKERQKANEISRMLLVGDVAAKSCLLVDDMADTCGTLVKACDTLMDHGAKEVIAIVTHGIFSGSAREKLLNSRLSRIVCTNTVPVDLDLDIVDQVDISPTIAEAIRRLHNGESVSYLFTHAPI; this is encoded by the coding sequence ATGTCTACAAATACCATTAAATTATTAGCAGGGAATTCACATCCCGGGTTGGCTGAGCTTATTTCTCAAAGGCTGGGTGTGCCATTATCTAAGGTGGGAGTATAtcaatattcaaataaagaaaCGTCGGTTACTATAGGGGAAAGTATTCGTGATGAAGACATATACATCATTCAAACGGGATATGGAGAACATGAAATCAACGACTTCTTGATGGAGTTACTTATCCTAGTTCACGCCTGTAAAACGGCATCTGTCAGACGAATTACCGCGGTCATACCGAACTTTCCCTACGCTAGACAAgataaaaaggataaatcCCGGGCTCCTATCACTGCAAAGTTGATCGCCAATCTTTTGGAGACTGCGGGTTGCGATCATGTCATTACCATGGATCTCCACGCCTCTCAAATTCAGGGGTTTTTCCATATACCCGTTGATAATCTATATGGTGAGCCAAGTGTATTGAATTATATAAGAACGAAAACGGATTTCAACAATGCGATACTAGTATCGCCTGATGCCGGTGGTGCTAAAAGAGTAGCCTCCCTAGCGGACAAACTGGACATGAATTTTGCTTTGATTCATAAGGAAAGACAAAAGGCCAACGAAATTTCACGAATGCTGCTTGTCGGCGATGTTGCTGCCAAGTCATGTTTATTAGTCGATGACATGGCTGACACGTGTGGCACCTTAGTAAAAGCTTGTGATACATTAATGGATCATGGAGCTAAAGAGGTGATTGCCATCGTTACACATGGTATATTTTCTGGCTCGGCAAGGGAAAAGTTACTTAATAGCAGATTATCAAGGATTGTCTGCACCAATACAGTGCCTGTTGACTTAGATTTGGACATCGTCGACCAAGTCGATATCAGTCCTACAATTGCAGAAGCCATTAGAAGATTGCATAATGGGGAATCAGTCTCTTATTTATTTACACATGCACCTATTTAG
- the UBC6 gene encoding E2 ubiquitin-conjugating protein UBC6 (similar to Saccharomyces cerevisiae UBC6 (YER100W); ancestral locus Anc_7.392), translated as MATKQAHKRLTKEYKLMVENPPPYILARPNEDNILEWHYIITGPAETPYKGGQYHGTLTFPSDYPYKPPAIRMVTPNGRFKPNTRLCLSMSDYHPDTWNPGWSVSTILNGLLSFMTSDEATTGSVTTSDHQKKILAKNSLSYNAFQNLRFKLIFSEIVEENVQILEKRKLVEGDDANASDEAEDAFTKAAKEKVISLEEILDPEDRIRAEQALKQSENNPKKNGQEPNGSSSMVYIGIAIFLFLVGLFMK; from the coding sequence ATGGCTACGAAACAAGCCCACAAAAGATTGACTAAGGAATACAAGTTGATGGTGGAGAACCCTCCTCCATATATTCTTGCCCGTCCCAATGAAGATAACATTTTGGAATGGCATTATATCATCACAGGTCCTGCAGAAACTCCTTACAAAGGCGGACAATATCACGGCACCTTGACTTTCCCATCAGATTACCCTTACAAGCCGCCTGCCATCAGAATGGTGACACCTAATGGACGTTTCAAGCCCAATACACGGTTATGTCTTTCCATGAGTGATTATCACCCTGATACCTGGAATCCTGGTTGGTCTGTATCCACCATTTTGAATGGGTTGCTTAGTTTTATGACTAGCGATGAAGCTACGACGGGATCAGTTACCACGTCTGAccatcaaaagaagatattgGCAAAGAATTCTCTAAGTTATAATGCCTTTCAAAATCTAAGATTCAAActgattttttctgaaattgtggaagaaaatgtgCAGATActagagaaaagaaagctaGTTGAGGGGGACGATGCGAACGCAAGCGATGAAGCAGAAGATGCTTTTACCAAAGCTGCCAAGGAGAAAGTTATTTCGCTGGAGGAAATTCTGGACCCTGAAGATAGAATACGTGCTGAACAAGCATTGAAGCAATCAGAAAATAACCCTAAGAAAAATGGCCAAGAACCAAATGGTAGTTCTTCCATGGTTTACATTGGCATTGccatatttttgtttttagtTGGCCTCTTCatgaaatga
- the AST2 gene encoding Ast2p (similar to Saccharomyces cerevisiae AST1 (YBL069W) and AST2 (YER101C); ancestral locus Anc_7.393), with product MAKRILDNKDPKLEAMAVDHEVPAPKEITVEESRLTRVARPLRHVRHIPVKSLVFHSKDGPITFSYEYKIKLPINKNKLAVQVNYAGLNPIDMKIKNGYTKPIYGEAGIGREYSGTITHVGDNLTNGWNIGDEVYGIYYHPKLAVGALQSSLLIDPRVDPILMRPKHTLSPEKAAGSLFCLGTAFNLLAKLEERGHLDTESNVLINGGTSSVGMFVIQLLKRYYKVSKNLLVVTSGNGSTVLSEAFPDIKDEIIFINYLSCRGKSSKPLRNMLHSGKLVDYDDFNTLKETEDYTQGKVDIVLDFVGGYDILSHSGSLIHSKGAYVTTVGDYVGNYKKDVFDSWDNPSANARKMFGSMLWSYDYVHFHFDPNIKLIPKKNDWIHECGELLNEGVVDCIVDKVYSWKNLKEAFSYMATQRAQGKIIVKVEGF from the coding sequence ATGGCAAAAAGAATCTTGGATAATAAGGATCCTAAGTTAGAAGCCATGGCGGTGGACCATGAAGTACCAGCACCGAAGGAAATTACTGTGGAGGAGTCTAGATTGACTAGAGTCGCCAGACCACTAAGGCACGTAAGGCATATTCCCGTCAAATCACTGGTTTTCCATTCCAAGGACGGTCCCATTACTTTTTCATATGAATATAAAATTAAATTGCccataaataaaaataaactggCAGTTCAAGTGAATTATGCGGGCTTAAATCCTATTGAtatgaaaatcaagaatgGCTATACCAAGCCAATATATGGTGAAGCCGGTATTGGAAGAGAATACAGTGGGACAATAACACATGTTGGTGATAATTTGACAAATGGATGGAATATTGGGGATGAAGTGTATGGCATTTATTATCATCCCAAATTAGCCGTTGGGGCCCTGCAAAGCTCACTACTTATTGATCCCCGCGTAGATCCCATACTAATGAGACCAAAACATACTTTGTCACCGGAAAAGGCGGCAGGTTCCTTATTTTGTCTAGGGACAGCTTTTAATCTGCTAGCTAAGCTAGAGGAGAGGGGCCATTTGGATACAGAATCCAATGTTTTGATAAACGGTGGGACGAGCTCAGTAGGGATGTTTGTTATTCAGTTGTTGAAGCGGTACTATAAggtttccaaaaatttactCGTTGTGACATCAGGTAATGGTTCGACAGTATTATCTGAGGCCTTTCCGGATATAAAGGATGAAATTATATTCATAAACTATTTATCTTGCAGGGGAAAATCTAGCAAACCACTCAGGAATATGTTGCACTCTGGAAAACTTGTGGATTATGATGATTTTAATACTCTCAAAGAAACTGAAGACTATACGCAGGGTAAAGTTGACATTGTATTGGATTTCGTAGGTGGTTACGATATTTTGAGCCATTCAGGCTCTTTGATTCACTCTAAGGGCGCTTACGTCACTACCGTTGGCGACTATGTTGGAAATTACAAGAAAGACGTCTTTGATTCTTGGGACAATCCAAGTGCCAATGCAAGGAAGATGTTTGGCTCGATGTTGTGGTCATATGATTatgttcattttcatttcgaCCCTAACATCAAGCTTAttcccaagaaaaatgactGGATACACGAATGCGGTGAACTGCTGAATGAAGGTGTTGTAGACTGCATTGTAGATAAGGTTTATTCTTGGAAGAACCTTAAGGAAGCATTTTCTTATATGGCTACGCAACGTGCTCAAGGCAAGATAATAGTGAAAGTCGAGGGATTTTGA
- the RPS8B gene encoding 40S ribosomal protein eS8 (similar to Saccharomyces cerevisiae RPS8A (YBL072C) and RPS8B (YER102W); ancestral locus Anc_7.395): protein MGISRDSRHKRSATGAKRAQFRKKRKFELGRQPANTKIGAKRIHSVRTRGGNKKYRALRIETGNFSWASEGISKKTRIAGVVYHPSNNELVRTNTLTKAAVVQIDATPFKQWFEAHYGQTLGKKKNAKEEETVSKSKNAERKWAARAASAKIESSVESQFSAGRLYACISSRPGQSGRCDGYILEGEELAFYLRRLTAKK, encoded by the coding sequence ATGGGTATTTCTCGTGATTCTCGTCACAAAAGATCGGCCACAGGTGCTAAACGTGCTCAATtcagaaagaagagaaagttCGAATTAGGTCGTCAACCAGCCAACACCAAGATCGGCGCTAAGAGAATCCACTCTGTCAGAACTAGAGGTGgcaacaaaaaatacagagCTCTAAGAATTGAAACTGGTAACTTTTCCTGGGCTTCCGAGGGTATTTCCAAGAAGACCAGAATTGCTGGTGTCGTGTACCACCCATCTAACAATGAATTGGTCAGAACCAACACTTTGACCAAGGCTGCCGTCGTTCAAATTGATGCTACTCCATTCAAACAATGGTTCGAAGCTCACTACGGTCAAACTTTGggtaagaagaagaatgcCAAGGAGGAAGAAACAGTTTCCAAGAGCAAAAACgctgaaagaaaatgggcCGCTAGAGCTGCTTCTGCCAAGATCGAGTCTTCCGTCGAATCCCAATTCAGTGCCGGTAGATTATACGCTTGTATTTCTTCCAGACCAGGTCAGTCCGGTAGATGTGATGGTTACATTTTGGAAGGTGAAGAACTAGCTTTCTACTTAAGAAGATTGACTGCCAAGAAATAG